Proteins co-encoded in one Streptomyces sp. JH34 genomic window:
- a CDS encoding CHAP domain-containing protein — MFTSSKTLRTAVTALATGAVSLSLLTASTGTAQAAEQVCTGTSSIYGILDDGRLTYSAITPGTGNRIRTRVGPDLGFEPKAMATLNFNTILVTSTAGALYRVDVQTNDETLAVSAIDKIIDKGWTHDKLSYDGYGHLYGTTADGTLLQYLVSQAKPKGVEHIGQRAEIGTGFVLKTLTTVGQDRLIATTEAGKLFSYKIIGGAWKRDDLKESGWSGFDQVVSSGSGFYYGRIATTGAMYWYKDANISDGNGDDIAYHNDDPVDTSGWTQSLLSAAPGQVTCKSVSTLGQDIAKDAKTEVGNNFNDYDFDFSRAWCAEFVKYIWAGNDVTGSSELDARAISLREYGLKHGTYRSGSPKVGDAVLYDTDKNLTDGEADHVNIVVAVSSDGKQIETVGGNESHQVQKTGWFNWDTASSPIGAGPALAFISPKG, encoded by the coding sequence GTGTTCACTTCCTCCAAGACGCTTCGCACCGCCGTCACCGCACTAGCCACAGGTGCCGTTTCGCTCAGTCTTCTGACCGCGAGTACCGGCACCGCCCAAGCCGCTGAGCAGGTGTGCACCGGCACCTCGTCGATCTACGGCATCCTCGACGACGGCCGCCTCACCTACTCCGCCATCACACCCGGCACCGGCAACCGCATCAGAACACGCGTCGGCCCCGACCTGGGCTTCGAACCCAAGGCCATGGCCACACTCAACTTCAACACCATCCTCGTCACCTCCACCGCCGGCGCCCTCTACCGCGTCGACGTCCAGACCAACGACGAGACACTCGCCGTCTCCGCCATCGACAAGATCATCGACAAGGGCTGGACCCACGACAAGCTCAGCTACGACGGCTACGGACACCTCTACGGCACCACCGCCGACGGCACACTGCTCCAGTACCTCGTCTCCCAGGCCAAGCCCAAGGGCGTCGAACACATCGGCCAACGCGCCGAGATCGGCACCGGCTTCGTCCTCAAGACCCTCACCACCGTCGGCCAGGACCGCCTCATCGCCACCACCGAAGCCGGAAAACTCTTCTCCTACAAGATCATCGGTGGGGCCTGGAAGCGTGACGACCTGAAGGAGTCGGGATGGTCTGGATTCGATCAGGTCGTCTCCTCCGGCAGCGGCTTCTACTACGGCCGCATCGCCACGACCGGCGCCATGTACTGGTACAAGGACGCCAACATCTCCGACGGCAACGGAGACGACATCGCCTACCACAACGACGACCCGGTCGACACCTCCGGCTGGACCCAGTCCCTTCTCTCCGCCGCACCCGGCCAGGTCACCTGCAAGTCGGTAAGCACGCTTGGGCAGGACATCGCCAAGGACGCCAAGACAGAAGTCGGCAACAACTTCAACGACTACGACTTCGACTTCAGCCGTGCCTGGTGCGCGGAGTTCGTCAAGTACATCTGGGCCGGCAACGACGTGACGGGTTCGTCGGAGCTGGACGCCAGGGCCATCAGCCTGCGCGAGTACGGCTTGAAGCACGGCACCTACCGGTCCGGCTCCCCCAAGGTCGGGGACGCGGTGCTCTACGACACCGACAAGAATCTGACCGACGGTGAAGCCGACCACGTGAACATCGTGGTGGCCGTCTCCTCGGACGGCAAGCAGATCGAGACGGTCGGCGGCAACGAGAGCCATCAGGTTCAGAAGACCGGCTGGTTCAACTGGGACACCGCTTCCAGCCCGATCGGCGCGGGCCCGGCGCTCGCCTTCATCTCGCCGAAGGGCTGA
- a CDS encoding tachylectin-related carbohydrate-binding protein yields MTESAGRIMGVLLAGAVSLSLLTASTGTAQAAEQVCTGTSSIYGILDDGRLTYSAITPGTGNRIRTRVGPDLGFEPKAMATLNFNTILVTSTAGALYRVDVQTNDETLAVSAIDKIIDKGWTHDKLSYDGYGHLYGTTADGTLLQYLVSQAKPKGVEHIGQRAEIGTGFVLKTLTTVGQDRLIATTEAGKLFSYKVSAGTWKRGDLKESGWSGFDQVVSSGSGFYYGRIATTGAMYWYKDANISDGNGDDIAYHNDDPVDTSGWTQSLLSAAPGQVTCTTPEDTVDRDDIGEVKAAGRDLMNKHDRDWATTAQWTCLDSLWTRESGWRWNAQNPTSAAYGIPQANPGSKMASAGGDWRTNPLTQIHWGLDYIDDRYGTPCSAWSHSQSTGWY; encoded by the coding sequence ATGACCGAAAGCGCCGGCCGAATCATGGGCGTTCTGCTCGCAGGTGCCGTTTCGCTCAGTCTTCTGACCGCGAGTACCGGCACCGCCCAAGCCGCTGAGCAGGTGTGCACCGGCACCTCGTCGATCTACGGCATCCTCGACGACGGCCGCCTCACCTACTCCGCCATCACACCCGGCACCGGCAACCGCATCAGAACACGCGTCGGCCCCGACCTGGGCTTCGAACCCAAGGCCATGGCCACACTCAACTTCAACACCATCCTCGTCACCTCCACCGCCGGCGCCCTCTACCGCGTCGACGTCCAGACCAACGACGAGACACTCGCCGTCTCCGCCATCGACAAGATCATCGACAAGGGCTGGACCCACGACAAGCTCAGCTACGACGGCTACGGACACCTCTACGGCACCACCGCCGACGGCACACTGCTCCAGTACCTCGTCTCCCAGGCCAAGCCCAAGGGCGTCGAACACATCGGCCAACGCGCCGAGATCGGCACCGGCTTCGTCCTCAAGACCCTCACCACCGTCGGCCAGGACCGCCTCATCGCCACCACCGAAGCCGGAAAACTCTTCTCCTACAAGGTGAGTGCCGGGACTTGGAAGCGCGGGGACCTGAAGGAGTCGGGATGGTCTGGATTCGATCAGGTCGTCTCCTCCGGCAGCGGCTTCTACTACGGCCGCATCGCCACGACCGGCGCCATGTACTGGTACAAGGACGCCAACATCTCCGACGGCAACGGAGACGACATCGCCTACCACAACGACGACCCGGTCGACACCTCCGGCTGGACCCAGTCCCTTCTCTCCGCCGCACCCGGCCAGGTCACCTGCACGACGCCTGAGGACACGGTCGACCGCGATGACATCGGAGAGGTGAAGGCCGCCGGCCGCGACCTGATGAACAAGCACGACCGCGACTGGGCCACCACTGCGCAGTGGACCTGCCTCGACAGCCTCTGGACCCGTGAAAGCGGTTGGCGCTGGAACGCCCAGAACCCCACGTCTGCCGCCTACGGCATCCCCCAGGCCAACCCTGGATCGAAGATGGCCTCCGCCGGAGGTGACTGGCGGACCAACCCCCTCACCCAGATCCACTGGGGGCTCGACTACATCGACGACCGGTACGGCACGCCCTGCTCGGCCTGGAGCCACTCGCAGAGCACCGGCTGGTACTGA
- a CDS encoding glycosyltransferase family 2 protein codes for MSSSTPDVTVIIGAYQAMPYLIRCLESVDAQTLPAERMEIVAIDDGSTDGTGEYLEEFAARTAIEMRVVRQENSGGPSGPRNRGIGLARGRYVFFLDADDYFGEEALERMVSMGDRAGTDVVLGKVVGVNRGAAKSMWKQTVERADLYSSNIKFTLSAQKLFRRDLLVRFGMTFDESLKTGEDALFTMEAYLRGNGVSVVADYTCYYLVGRDDGKHVTKSGSYVLRFDSARALTALIAEHVPPGPKRDILMVRPFVITLLPQFGPALLRQSDEVRKKKLELAAPILQAYWSPGLARRLKVNERLRLICISKGRLDLLLDILQFVQDKKKPRVVRKGLRGRPYLVYPHFGEGAALPLSAYELTVPEWIGRKRIDVPGPQSLSAFLRRAAGKVRRTVRSAGLRMPRRAH; via the coding sequence ATGAGCAGCAGCACACCGGACGTGACCGTCATCATCGGCGCCTACCAGGCGATGCCGTATCTGATCCGCTGTCTGGAATCTGTCGACGCGCAGACGCTTCCGGCCGAGCGCATGGAGATCGTGGCGATCGACGACGGGTCGACCGACGGTACGGGGGAGTACCTGGAGGAGTTCGCGGCGCGGACCGCCATCGAGATGCGTGTCGTCCGCCAGGAGAACTCGGGTGGTCCCAGCGGTCCGCGCAATCGCGGTATCGGCCTCGCGCGCGGCAGGTACGTCTTCTTCCTCGACGCGGACGACTACTTCGGTGAGGAGGCGCTGGAGCGCATGGTCTCCATGGGCGACCGGGCGGGCACCGATGTGGTGCTCGGCAAGGTCGTCGGCGTCAACCGCGGTGCCGCGAAGTCGATGTGGAAGCAGACGGTGGAGCGGGCCGACCTCTACTCCTCCAACATCAAATTCACCCTGAGCGCCCAGAAGCTGTTCCGCCGGGACCTTCTGGTCCGGTTCGGGATGACCTTCGACGAGAGCCTCAAGACGGGTGAGGACGCGCTCTTCACCATGGAGGCGTATCTGCGGGGCAACGGCGTCTCCGTCGTCGCCGACTACACCTGCTACTACCTGGTCGGCCGGGACGACGGCAAGCACGTGACGAAGAGCGGCAGCTACGTGCTGCGCTTCGACTCCGCCCGGGCCCTGACCGCCCTGATCGCCGAGCACGTGCCGCCAGGGCCCAAGCGGGACATCCTGATGGTCCGCCCGTTCGTCATCACCCTGCTCCCGCAGTTCGGGCCGGCCCTGCTGCGGCAGTCCGACGAGGTGCGGAAGAAGAAGCTGGAGCTGGCGGCGCCGATCCTGCAGGCCTACTGGTCACCCGGTCTGGCCCGTCGGCTCAAGGTCAACGAGCGGCTCCGGCTGATCTGTATCTCCAAGGGCAGGCTCGACCTGCTCCTGGACATCCTGCAGTTCGTGCAGGACAAGAAGAAACCCCGTGTCGTCCGCAAGGGACTTCGCGGCAGGCCGTACCTGGTCTACCCCCACTTCGGTGAGGGCGCGGCGCTGCCCCTGTCGGCGTACGAGCTGACCGTGCCCGAGTGGATCGGCCGCAAGCGTATCGATGTGCCAGGACCCCAGTCCCTGTCCGCCTTCCTGCGCCGCGCGGCGGGCAAGGTGCGCAGGACGGTCAGGTCCGCCGGCCTGCGCATGCCGCGCCGCGCCCACTAG
- the rplU gene encoding 50S ribosomal protein L21, protein MYAIVRSGGRQHKVAVGDIVEVDKISTAKVGDTVELSTLLVVDGDAVTSDPWVLDGIKVQAEVVDHHKGAKIDILRYKNKTGYRRRQGHRQQYTAIKVTGIPAAAK, encoded by the coding sequence GTGTACGCCATCGTGCGCAGCGGTGGTCGCCAGCACAAGGTTGCTGTCGGCGACATCGTTGAGGTTGACAAGATTTCCACCGCCAAGGTTGGCGACACGGTCGAGCTCTCGACCCTGCTCGTTGTCGACGGCGACGCCGTGACCAGCGACCCGTGGGTGCTGGACGGCATCAAGGTCCAGGCCGAGGTCGTGGACCACCACAAGGGCGCGAAGATCGACATCCTTCGCTACAAGAACAAGACGGGTTACCGCCGTCGCCAGGGTCACCGCCAGCAGTACACGGCGATCAAGGTCACCGGTATCCCCGCGGCTGCGAAGTAA
- a CDS encoding polysaccharide pyruvyl transferase family protein, protein MTDEPTRQRRILLRSGKSPFDVASLEQSLDRDVFATNAGNLIFSDAAHKLLTTPRAEVFSNGIRTDPSAAARINEEFDVFVVPLANAFRPTFERPLKRMTQLIKKLRIPVVVLGVGAQADLKYDAARLKPMEPTVREFVTEVLNRSASIGVRGEFTEQYLKNMGFRDVEVIGCPSMFMNGETFQLEKKSEELTAESLISVNGSHSAVRSHGLDAIIRQAHERYPNLRFVGQNLLEAQLLHWRETSNPIGAQTSMPTHPSHPMYREGKVRLYVDPLTWIEELRAFDFSFGSRIHGNIAALLAGVPSTVLCSDSRTLELCRYFGIPHRKISETPSDIDPAELYEAADFGELVNGHKERFLRFTGFMEKNGLENTFHHGDSGRAFDAQVSKLALPPAVRPWTESDPDSLSSRFSWMQSRMAELSAQNAQLRSQLEKKTGPVSIKVQASDGAAAWPSAYRRARRVVGRPVRRLLRPEQ, encoded by the coding sequence GTGACAGATGAACCGACCCGCCAGAGGCGCATTCTTCTCAGATCGGGCAAAAGCCCCTTCGATGTGGCTTCGCTCGAACAGTCCCTCGACAGAGATGTCTTCGCGACCAACGCGGGCAACCTGATTTTCAGTGATGCCGCGCACAAGCTGCTGACGACTCCGCGGGCAGAGGTCTTCTCGAACGGCATCCGCACGGATCCGTCCGCGGCGGCGCGCATCAACGAGGAGTTCGACGTGTTCGTCGTGCCTCTGGCGAACGCGTTCCGTCCGACCTTCGAGCGGCCCCTGAAGCGTATGACGCAGCTGATCAAGAAGTTGCGCATCCCCGTCGTCGTGCTGGGTGTCGGCGCGCAGGCCGACCTCAAGTACGACGCGGCACGGCTGAAGCCGATGGAGCCGACGGTCAGGGAATTCGTCACGGAGGTGCTCAACCGCAGCGCGTCCATCGGGGTGCGGGGCGAGTTCACCGAGCAGTACCTCAAGAACATGGGATTCCGGGACGTCGAGGTCATCGGCTGCCCCTCGATGTTCATGAACGGCGAGACGTTCCAGCTCGAGAAGAAGTCCGAAGAACTCACCGCGGAATCCCTGATCTCGGTGAACGGTTCGCACAGCGCCGTACGTTCGCACGGCCTGGACGCGATCATCCGCCAGGCCCACGAGCGCTACCCGAATCTGCGGTTCGTCGGGCAGAACCTCCTCGAGGCCCAGCTGCTCCACTGGCGGGAGACCTCGAACCCGATCGGGGCGCAGACCTCGATGCCGACCCATCCGTCCCACCCGATGTACCGCGAGGGCAAGGTCAGGCTCTACGTCGACCCGCTCACGTGGATCGAGGAACTGCGCGCGTTCGACTTCTCGTTCGGCTCGCGCATCCACGGGAACATCGCCGCGCTCCTGGCCGGGGTGCCGAGCACCGTGCTCTGCAGTGACTCCCGGACCCTCGAGCTCTGCCGGTACTTCGGCATCCCCCACCGCAAGATCTCCGAGACGCCGAGCGACATCGACCCGGCGGAGCTGTACGAGGCCGCCGACTTCGGCGAGTTGGTGAACGGCCACAAGGAACGCTTCCTCCGCTTCACCGGCTTCATGGAGAAGAACGGTCTGGAGAACACCTTCCACCACGGCGACAGCGGCAGGGCGTTCGACGCACAGGTGTCCAAGCTCGCCCTTCCTCCCGCCGTCCGCCCGTGGACCGAGAGCGACCCCGACTCGCTGAGCAGCCGCTTCAGCTGGATGCAGAGCCGGATGGCGGAGCTGTCCGCGCAGAACGCCCAGTTGCGCAGCCAGCTCGAGAAGAAGACCGGTCCGGTCAGCATCAAGGTCCAGGCGAGCGACGGTGCGGCCGCGTGGCCGTCCGCCTACCGGCGCGCACGACGCGTGGTGGGGCGCCCGGTCCGTAGGCTGCTGCGCCCCGAGCAGTAG
- a CDS encoding helix-turn-helix transcriptional regulator — protein sequence MLTELGLDVAAEAVYRAMLSMPSANVAALARDLGASTDAVRCALDELSALALVRPSAEDPGRLWAVSPDIGMEILMARRQAQLTAQQERLDASRAAAVQLVAEYAELTPETRQPGVEQLVGLDRIRDRLVSLTHGTKDEVLSLSPDSVLTEAAIAASRPLNEELLGRGVHMRTVYLDSVRNSRPTIEHANWLAGMGGEVRTSALLPIRMLIVDRSTALIPVRSDDTAVGAAVLTGEGMLTALHALFESVWGAAQPLADAPACGADGLTAQQATIIRLLAEGHTDEAIAKRLGVSPRTARRMANELMERLSARSRFEAGARAVQRGWLPSHV from the coding sequence GTGTTGACCGAGCTCGGGCTGGATGTGGCAGCCGAAGCCGTCTATCGGGCCATGCTGTCCATGCCTAGTGCGAACGTCGCCGCCCTGGCCCGTGATCTCGGCGCGTCCACCGACGCGGTTAGGTGCGCGTTGGACGAGCTCAGCGCATTGGCGCTCGTGCGGCCTTCGGCCGAAGACCCCGGGCGCCTGTGGGCCGTTTCGCCCGACATCGGGATGGAGATCCTGATGGCTCGCAGACAGGCGCAGCTGACCGCTCAGCAGGAACGGCTGGATGCGTCGCGGGCGGCCGCGGTCCAGCTAGTCGCGGAGTATGCCGAGCTGACGCCGGAAACACGCCAGCCTGGAGTCGAACAACTCGTCGGGCTCGATCGGATACGTGATCGCCTGGTGTCCCTGACGCACGGTACGAAGGACGAAGTCCTGTCCTTGTCGCCCGACTCCGTGCTGACCGAGGCCGCGATCGCCGCCTCGCGCCCTCTGAACGAGGAGCTGCTGGGCCGGGGAGTGCACATGCGCACCGTCTACCTCGACAGTGTCCGGAACAGCCGTCCGACGATCGAGCATGCGAACTGGCTCGCCGGGATGGGGGGTGAAGTCCGCACGTCGGCCTTGCTTCCCATTCGCATGCTCATCGTGGATCGGTCCACCGCCCTGATTCCGGTCAGAAGTGACGACACCGCTGTAGGGGCGGCAGTCCTGACCGGCGAAGGCATGCTGACCGCTCTCCACGCGCTCTTCGAGTCCGTCTGGGGCGCGGCCCAGCCCCTTGCCGATGCGCCGGCCTGCGGTGCGGACGGTCTCACCGCTCAGCAGGCGACGATCATCCGTCTGCTGGCAGAAGGGCATACCGACGAGGCCATCGCCAAGCGTCTGGGTGTTTCCCCGAGGACCGCGCGGAGGATGGCGAACGAGCTGATGGAGCGGTTGTCGGCGCGCAGCCGCTTCGAAGCCGGGGCTCGTGCGGTTCAGCGGGGATGGCTGCCGTCGCACGTCTGA
- a CDS encoding bifunctional cytidylyltransferase/SDR family oxidoreductase: MSVPHEAKPRTTAVVLAGGTGQRVGLSIPKQLLKIAGKAVIEHTLSIFQNAEGIDDVIVLMAPGFVPDVEKIVAKAGLTKVVKVIEGGHTRNETTERAIAALGEGLAEGEDRNVLFHDAVRPLLSQRVIKDCVDALDRYQAVDVAIPSADTIIVTRTHGEDGEFITDVPDRSRLRRGQTPQAFKLSTIRKAYEVAAGDPNFQATDDCSVVLRYLPDVPIYVVAGDEYNMKVTQPVDVFITDKLFQLASTAAPRQADEAAYRELLSGKTLVVFGGSYGIGADIATLAEQYGASVYALGRSTTGTHVENPEHIDDALSKAYAETGRIDYVINTAGVLRIGKLAETDNTTIQEALNVNYLAPVQIARASYKYLAETQGQLLLYTSSSYTRGRAEYSLYSSTKAAMVNLTQALADEWAGEGIRVNCVNPERTATPMRTKAFGQEPEGSLLSSEAVARTSLDVLLSAMTGHVIDVRQQDPTRDVTEASGFEQALASVLDRQEDV, translated from the coding sequence GTGTCTGTGCCTCATGAAGCCAAGCCCCGGACCACAGCGGTCGTGCTCGCCGGTGGGACCGGCCAGCGTGTGGGACTGTCGATCCCCAAGCAGCTGCTGAAGATCGCCGGTAAGGCAGTCATCGAGCACACGCTGAGCATCTTCCAGAACGCCGAGGGCATCGACGATGTCATCGTGCTGATGGCGCCGGGCTTCGTGCCCGACGTCGAGAAGATCGTCGCCAAGGCCGGGCTGACCAAGGTCGTCAAGGTCATCGAGGGTGGCCACACCCGGAACGAGACCACCGAGCGTGCCATCGCGGCCCTCGGTGAGGGGCTCGCGGAGGGCGAGGACCGCAACGTCCTCTTCCACGACGCGGTCCGTCCACTGCTGTCACAGCGCGTCATCAAGGACTGCGTGGACGCCCTCGACCGCTACCAGGCGGTCGACGTCGCCATCCCGTCCGCCGACACGATCATCGTGACCCGGACCCACGGCGAGGACGGCGAGTTCATCACCGACGTCCCGGACCGGTCCCGGCTGCGCCGCGGCCAGACCCCGCAGGCGTTCAAGCTGTCCACGATCCGCAAGGCGTACGAGGTCGCTGCCGGTGACCCGAACTTCCAGGCGACGGACGACTGCTCGGTCGTCCTGCGCTACCTCCCCGACGTGCCGATCTACGTGGTCGCGGGCGACGAGTACAACATGAAGGTGACCCAGCCGGTCGACGTCTTCATCACCGACAAGCTCTTCCAGCTGGCCTCCACGGCGGCACCGCGTCAGGCCGACGAGGCCGCCTACCGTGAGCTGCTGTCGGGCAAGACCCTGGTGGTCTTCGGCGGTTCGTACGGCATCGGCGCTGACATCGCCACGCTGGCCGAGCAGTACGGCGCCAGCGTGTACGCCCTGGGCCGCTCCACCACCGGTACGCACGTCGAGAACCCCGAGCACATCGACGACGCGCTGTCCAAGGCGTACGCCGAGACCGGTCGCATCGACTACGTGATCAACACCGCGGGTGTGCTCCGCATCGGCAAGCTCGCCGAGACGGACAACACGACGATCCAGGAAGCGCTGAACGTCAACTACCTGGCGCCCGTGCAGATCGCCCGCGCCTCGTACAAGTACCTGGCCGAGACCCAGGGGCAGCTGCTCCTGTACACCTCCAGCAGCTACACCCGGGGGCGTGCCGAGTACAGCCTCTACTCCTCCACCAAGGCCGCGATGGTGAACCTCACCCAGGCGCTGGCCGACGAGTGGGCGGGTGAGGGCATCAGGGTCAACTGCGTGAACCCGGAGCGCACCGCCACCCCCATGCGGACCAAGGCGTTCGGCCAGGAGCCGGAGGGATCGCTGCTCTCGTCCGAGGCCGTGGCGCGCACCTCGCTGGACGTCCTCCTGTCCGCGATGACGGGCCACGTCATCGACGTACGGCAGCAGGATCCGACCCGTGACGTCACCGAGGCGTCGGGCTTCGAGCAGGCGCTGGCCTCGGTCCTGGACCGTCAGGAAGATGTGTAA
- the obgE gene encoding GTPase ObgE: MTTFVDRVELHAAAGNGGHGVASVHREKFKPLGGPDGGNGGRGGDVILVVEQSVTTLLDYHHHPHRKATNGQPGAGDNRSGKDGQDLVLPVPDGTVVLDKAGNVLADLVGQGTTFVAGQGGRGGLGNAALASARRKAPGFALLGEPGESRDIVLELKTVADVALVGYPSAGKSSLISVLSAAKPKIADYPFTTLVPNLGVVTAGSTVYTIADVPGLIPGASQGKGLGLEFLRHVERCSVLVHVLDTATLESDRDPLSDLDMIEEELRLYGGLEDRPRIVALNKVDIPDGQDLADMIRPDLEARGYRVFEVSAIAHKGLNDLSYALAGIIAEARATKPKEESTRIVIRPKAVDDAGFTVTVEEDGIYRVRGEKPERWIRQTDFNNDEAVGYLADRLNRLGVEDALRKAGAQAGDGVAIGAEDNAVVFDWEPTMAAGAEMLGRRGEDHRMEAPRPAAQRRRERESERDDSQREYDEFDPF, encoded by the coding sequence ATGACCACCTTCGTGGACCGCGTCGAGCTGCATGCCGCCGCGGGTAACGGAGGCCACGGCGTGGCCTCCGTGCACCGTGAGAAGTTCAAGCCGCTGGGCGGCCCCGACGGGGGTAACGGCGGGCGCGGCGGCGACGTGATCCTCGTCGTCGAGCAGTCCGTCACCACGCTGCTGGACTACCACCACCACCCCCACCGCAAGGCCACGAACGGCCAGCCCGGCGCGGGTGACAACCGTTCGGGCAAGGACGGCCAGGACCTCGTGCTGCCCGTCCCGGACGGCACCGTCGTCCTCGACAAGGCCGGCAACGTACTGGCCGACCTCGTCGGTCAGGGAACCACCTTCGTCGCGGGCCAGGGCGGCCGCGGCGGCCTCGGCAACGCCGCGCTGGCCTCCGCCCGCCGCAAGGCACCCGGTTTCGCGCTGCTCGGCGAGCCGGGGGAGAGCCGGGACATCGTCCTCGAGCTCAAGACCGTCGCCGACGTCGCGCTCGTCGGCTACCCGAGCGCCGGTAAGTCCTCGCTGATCTCGGTGCTCTCCGCGGCCAAGCCGAAGATCGCGGACTACCCGTTCACGACCCTCGTCCCGAACCTGGGCGTCGTCACCGCGGGCTCCACCGTCTACACCATCGCCGACGTCCCGGGGCTCATCCCCGGTGCCAGCCAGGGCAAGGGCCTCGGCCTGGAGTTCCTGCGGCACGTCGAGCGCTGCTCCGTCCTGGTGCACGTCCTGGACACCGCGACGCTGGAGTCCGACCGCGACCCGCTCTCCGACCTCGACATGATCGAGGAGGAGCTGCGGCTGTACGGCGGCCTCGAGGACCGCCCGCGCATCGTCGCCCTCAACAAGGTCGACATCCCCGACGGCCAGGACCTCGCCGACATGATCCGCCCCGACCTGGAGGCGCGCGGCTACCGCGTCTTCGAGGTCTCGGCCATCGCGCACAAGGGCCTCAACGACCTCAGCTACGCCCTGGCGGGCATCATCGCCGAGGCGCGGGCCACCAAGCCGAAGGAGGAGTCGACGCGCATCGTGATCCGCCCCAAGGCGGTCGACGACGCCGGCTTCACCGTGACGGTCGAGGAGGACGGTATCTACCGCGTGCGCGGCGAGAAGCCGGAGCGCTGGATCCGTCAGACCGACTTCAACAACGACGAGGCCGTCGGTTACCTCGCCGACCGTCTCAACCGCCTCGGTGTCGAGGACGCGCTCCGCAAGGCGGGCGCCCAGGCCGGTGACGGCGTGGCCATCGGTGCCGAGGACAACGCGGTCGTCTTCGACTGGGAGCCGACCATGGCAGCCGGCGCCGAGATGCTGGGCCGTCGCGGTGAGGACCACCGGATGGAGGCGCCCCGGCCCGCCGCGCAGCGACGCCGCGAGCGGGAGTCGGAGCGCGACGACTCGCAGCGCGAGTACGACGAGTTCGACCCCTTCTAG
- a CDS encoding acyltransferase: MNYRVQPTAQVDDSAEIGDGSSVWELAQIREGARLGEGCVVGRGAYVGTGVQIGNNVKLQNYALVYEPAELGDGVFVGPAVVLTNDHNPRSVDPEGKQKRGGDWEAVGVKVAEGASLGARSVCVAPVRVGRWAMVAAGAVVTKDVPDFGLVVGVPARRIGWVGRSGVKLVERADEPGVWECPQTGALHDEAEGALTERAAGTR; this comes from the coding sequence GTGAACTACAGAGTCCAGCCCACTGCCCAGGTCGACGACAGTGCCGAGATCGGCGACGGCAGCAGCGTCTGGGAGCTCGCCCAGATCCGTGAGGGCGCCAGGCTCGGCGAGGGATGCGTGGTGGGCCGCGGCGCCTACGTGGGCACCGGCGTCCAGATCGGGAACAACGTCAAGCTGCAGAACTACGCCCTGGTGTACGAGCCGGCAGAGCTCGGAGACGGCGTCTTCGTCGGTCCCGCCGTGGTCCTCACCAATGACCACAACCCGCGCTCCGTGGACCCCGAGGGCAAGCAGAAGCGCGGCGGCGACTGGGAAGCCGTGGGCGTGAAGGTCGCCGAGGGTGCCTCGCTCGGCGCACGGTCCGTGTGCGTCGCGCCCGTACGGGTCGGGCGCTGGGCCATGGTGGCGGCGGGGGCCGTGGTCACGAAGGACGTGCCGGACTTCGGCCTGGTCGTGGGCGTTCCCGCCCGCCGGATCGGCTGGGTGGGCCGCAGCGGCGTCAAGCTCGTCGAGCGGGCGGACGAGCCGGGCGTCTGGGAGTGTCCGCAGACGGGTGCTCTGCACGACGAGGCTGAAGGCGCCCTCACCGAGCGAGCCGCCGGAACACGCTGA
- the rpmA gene encoding 50S ribosomal protein L27, which produces MAHKKGASSTRNGRDSNAQRLGVKRFGGQAVNAGEILVRQRGTHFHPGTGVGRGGDDTLFALTAGAVEFGTHRGRKVVNIVPVAA; this is translated from the coding sequence ATGGCACACAAGAAGGGCGCATCGTCCACTCGGAACGGGCGCGATTCCAATGCTCAGCGGCTCGGCGTGAAGCGCTTCGGCGGTCAGGCCGTCAACGCCGGTGAGATCCTGGTCCGCCAGCGCGGCACCCACTTCCACCCGGGCACGGGCGTCGGCCGTGGCGGCGACGACACGCTGTTCGCGCTGACCGCCGGTGCGGTGGAGTTCGGTACGCACCGTGGCCGCAAGGTCGTGAACATCGTTCCCGTCGCTGCCTGA